The Archocentrus centrarchus isolate MPI-CPG fArcCen1 chromosome 12, fArcCen1, whole genome shotgun sequence genome includes a window with the following:
- the arhgef28a gene encoding LOW QUALITY PROTEIN: rho guanine nucleotide exchange factor 28 (The sequence of the model RefSeq protein was modified relative to this genomic sequence to represent the inferred CDS: inserted 4 bases in 3 codons; substituted 1 base at 1 genomic stop codon), producing the protein MEVNQREVPLYGQVEAHVRLSTRVSEHADFYVVVQGSGLTHVTTAKRADDGSTLCFTVPGHNLEEVVSVTSYFHLQNKVKPCEGEASLEYIRDVAQEAAECLRENRDQLDPQSYQEILKKSPICAQGADDEQLGRIEQEVQLSQSSADLRLLDEKITHALANMDYPQQWKIDNQSEEGTQPHPKETLLHLAVRLGLVHLTRFLIHQPRGQRALTLPNQDGDTPLQLAENSPDLPLSPLPGVWCLWSDSSYMLRFCPGMDSLTLSVRQASGSCPQESIMVLRERLGDYGVLKMINVLRADTEVGKRDRDEGQGVSKERHVEEHVLVDSVFEEQLVLSLDDDDEEEEYSSSLNGHRMPSTEVQSSLLSKPPXPLLSVINSSSQTITQARDADIKYSVGGVTGDSTGTDGSLWIPSTQRKFFXATDTPPPFSEDFCPPSVSCSRRLSGVDLALXRLTRPASTGQTDQTGSPPMDTCDLSPSLVALEVDSEEESTGPRSPLXPLSSDAEKSRRQKGNFHLSPDLACTRSQSASAYEPTSHESVDEGLRLRSYSYSSSKISFRPARFTRENHASDISPDAVLHSVSHSRSLLQALSLSKSLSLLHPGKPRASSISDQSHEKREIKFRKRAQSADDEGSMELAESLQHLTLSEFLKEIEEEELDKYNIPTKTESEKYKVIRTFSFLKSRMSSTRNKSKGKGKDREGKDRQPNGHRFATGSCLGPTVCVVCDKPASGKDLLHCSSCTAIVHKSCKESVPPCLKKHQEKYAVSMVKNRTASLPQNFTVRDSTAHSVIPISTSLPVMTPKEKKDAVMQSLSRSFPNVESRLIESSETESDTLKLSSQSEELLPTPVSSTSTDSSFGEDSIDSYIHSDISADSVEYEAESWSLTVEHKFCKKQDKRAVKRQDVIYELMQTELHHLQTLHIMAEIFRRGMKQEVQLDTEAVERVFPCLDQLLLFHHAFFAAMKERRHSSAQPQGHRNYLIQRIGDILLQQFSDENGEQMKQVYGEFCSRHNEAVSFFKELQQHNKRFQSFIRQQVNNSLVRRREIPECILLVTQRITKYPVLLERILQYTQEETEEHADLSKALVHIREVIAGVDLRVSEYERHQRLQEVINRMENRSAAKLKSGHTFRKQDMMGPGQVLKHQGVLLWKTATGRLKDVLALLLTDTLIFLQEKDQKYTFATVDQKPPVIALQKLIVREVANEERGMFLISASVAGPEMYEVHTSSKEERNTWMRLIREAVESCPEEEEEHTSESDEEKRAAEARFQKIQKLQESLMSQDQQICSSLAEKLQIYAQLSVLSGRTEASLAEPRLLVQPHSEEPPQAAVLLAAALQEAENLKTILSSKACSPSSHSQNSDTDSVFPVSPAVPVEPSDSSEASAEDLQASDGSWPEAFVFQSTADFQKDYRRDTDLKVAQSVQNLTQLLYSLQAAVTIQDSCYEVQRLLLRENGRPSPHAQRLHLPSIRGSNLQDQEKQRNLEKQKEEVAVAQRLHERLRQEKERWERESQARESQQGEQEIWLEQREKQCQVAAERLRREREALDEQLEEYQQNLERLREGQRSVEREREHLDNQQKLLQTCRHGPQDSLPTVIPHMVIPLDGQQDSAPSQSGDHAGNGSVFVNEAAFASASINNRHVHHRKNDASTHNCLNTLLARSNGRQPPGAKTPCSQDSDSQGWMMGTGYLYSPAGRFGLQHATSDHSYNGETWSSTASGSDPYPLCPHPSDPQLDLSVLVSLETDSGGEGEGREETIVYL; encoded by the exons GGACAAGTGGAGGCTCATGTACGATTATCAACCAGAGTTTCTGAACATGCAGATTTCTACGTTGTTGTACAAGGCTCTGGACTTACACATGTGACTACGGCAAAAAGAGCCGATGACGGATCGACTCTTTGCTTCACAGTTCCAG GCCACAACCTTGAGGAAGTTGTTTCTGTCACATCCTACTTTCACCTTCAGAACAAAGTCAAACCATGTGAGGGGGAAGCATCTCTTGAGTACATCAGGGATGTTGcccaggaagcagcagagtgcCTAAGGGAAAACAGGGATCAGCTTGACCCCCAGagctaccaagagatcctgaagAAGTCTCCTATTTGTGCACAGGGAGCTGATGATGAACAGTTAGGCCGCATTGAGCAGGAGGTGCAGCTCAGTCAAAGTTCAGCTGATCTTAGGCTGCTGGATGAGAAGATCACACATGCTCTGGCTAACATGGATTACCCTCAGCAGTGGAAAATCGACAATCAGTCTGAAGAAGGTA cCCAACCTCACCCCAAAGAAACCCTTCTTCACCTTGCGGTGCGTTTAGGTTTGGTCCACCTCACCCGATTCTTAATTCACCAACCAAGAGGTCAAAGGGCATTAACCTTACCCAATCAGGACGGAGACACACCTCTCCAGCTGGCTGAAAA CTCTCCAGATCTTCCACTTAGCCCTCTTCCTGGTGTGTGGTGCCTGTGGTCCGACAGCTCCTACATGCTGAGATTTTGCCCTGGGATGGACTCTCTAACCCTCTCTGTGAGGCAGGCCTCAGGAAGCTGCCCTCAGGAGAGCATCATGGTCCTGCGAGAAAGACTAGGAGACTATGGTGTTCTTAAAATG aTTAATGTGCTCAGAGCAGATACTGAAGTGggcaagagagacagagatgaagGCCAAG GCGTCAGCAAGGAGCGGCACGTGGAAGAGCATGTGCTCGTGGACAGT GTTTTTGAAGAACAGCTGGTTCTGTCtttagatgatgatgatgaagaagaagagtaCTCATCCTCATTA AATGGGCATCGCATGCCATCCACTGAAGTCCAGAGCAGTTTACTCAGCAAGCCGCC CCCTTTGCTCTCTGTgatcaacagcagcagtcagaccATCACACAG GCACGTGATGCTGACATTAAGTACAGTGTCGGTGGAGTGACTGGGGACAGCACAGGGACAGATGGCAGTTTATGGATACCATCAACTCAGAGGAAATTCTTTTAGGCCACTGATACCCCACCGCCCTTTTCAGAAGACTTCTGCCCTCCATCTGTATCCTGCTCTCGTCGACTCTCAGGTGTTGATCTGGCCC ACAGGCTGACCCGTCCTGCCTCCACTGGGCAGACCGATCAGACAGGCAGTCCGCCAATGGACACCTGTGACCTCAG TCCCAGTCTCGTGGCTCTGGAAGTCGacagtgaagaagaaagcaCTGGGCCAAGGTCTCCAC ACCCGCTCTCATCAGATGCGGAGAAAAGCCGAAGACAAAAGGGAAACTTCCATCTCTCTCCCGATCTCGCTTGCACTCGTAGCCAGTCTGCATCAGCATATGAACCCACTTCACAT gAATCAGTTGACGAGGGACTCCGATTGCGCTCCTATTCCTACTCTTCCTCCAAAATCAGTTTTCGTCCAGCTCGTTTTACCCGGGAAAACCACGCCTCAGACATCAGCCCTG ATGCCGTGCTCCACAGTGTCAGCCACAGCCGATCTCTCCTTCAGGCGCTCTCTCTGTCTAAATCTCTGTCTTTGCTCCACCCTGGTA AGCCAAGAGCCTCCAGTATATCAGATCAGTCACATGAGAAAAG GGAGATCAAGTTTCGTAAGCGTGCCCAGTCTGCTGATGATGAGGGCAGCATGGAGCTGGCAGAGTCCCTTCAACATCTCACCTTGTCTGAGTTTCTCAAAGA AATTGAAGAGGAGGAGTTGGATAAATACAACATCCCAACCAAGACGGAGTCGGAGAAATACAAAGTCATTCGAACATTCAGTTTTCTCAAGAGCAGGATGTCCAGTACACGTAACAAAAGCAAG GGGAAAGGGAAGGACAGAGAAGGCAAGGATAGGCAGCCGAATGGACATCGGTTCGCGACAGGATCCTGTTTAGGCCCCacggtgtgtgtggtgtgtgacaAACCAGCTTCTGGAAAGGACCTCCTGCATTGCTCAA GTTGCACTGCAATTGTCCACAAGAGCTGTAAGGAATCTGTTCCCCCGTGTTTAAAG aaacatcaggaaaaatatGCCGTGTCCATGGTGAAGAACAGGACAGCATCCCTTCCCCAGA ACTTCACAGTGAGAGATAGTACTGCTCACTCAGTGATCCCCATTTCTACCTCTCTACCTGTCATGACCCCTAAGGAGAAGAAGGACGCAGTGATGCAATCTCTGTCTCGGAGTTTCCCCAACGTGGAAAG CCGGCTCATTGAGAGTTCAGAGACTGAGTCTGATACCCTGAAGCTGAGCAGCCAATCCGAAGAGCTCCTGCCAACTCCAGTGTCTTCCACCTCCACTGACTCATCCTTTGGAGAGG ATTCCATAGACTCATATATCCACAGTGACATATCAGCTGATTCAGTGGAATATGAAGCTGAATCGTGGAGCCTGACGGTTGAGCACAAGTTCTGCAAGAAGCAAGACAAACGAGCTGTCAAGAGGCAGGATGTAATCTATG AGCTGATGCAGACCGAGCTTCATCACCTCCAAACTCTGCACATCATGGCCGAGATTTTCCGGCGAGGCATGAAACAAGAAGTGCAGCTGGACACTGAAGCAGTGGAGCGAGTCTTCCCCTGTCTGGACCAGCTGCTCCTCTTTCACCACGCCTTCTTTGCCGCCATGAAGGAACGGAGACACAGCTCGGCCCAGCCCCAGGGGCACAGGAACTACCTCATCCAGAGAATAGGAGACATCTTGCTCCAACAG TTCTCAGATGAGAATGGAGAGCAAATGAAGCAGGTATACGGAGAATTCTGCAGTCGTCATAATGAAGCGGTCAGCTTTTTCAAAGAGCTCCAGCAACATAACAAAAGATTTCAGAGCTTCATCAGg CAACAAGTCAATAATTCTTTGGTGCGACGGAGGGAAATCCCAGAGTGCATCTTGCTGGTAACCCAAAGGATTACAAAGTACCCAGTGCTGCTAGAGAGGATCCTACAGTATACTCAAG AGGAAACAGAGGAGCATGCAGACCTTTCGAAAGCCCTGGTTCACATTCGAGAGGTGATAGCGGGCGTGGACCTGAGGGTCAGCGAATATGAACGGCACCAGAGGCTACAGGAAGTGATTAATCGCATGGAGAATCGCAGCGCAGCTAAGCTGAAGAGCGGACACACCTTCCGCAAGCAGGATATGATGGGACCCGGACAAGTGCTCAAGCACCAGGGTGTGCTCCTGTGGAAGACCGCCACCGGGCGACTCAAAG ACGTCCTGGCCCTGCTTCTCACTGACACACTCATCTTCCTCCAAGAAAAAGACCAGAAGTACACATTTGCCACTGTG GACCAGAAGCCTCCAGTGATTGCGCTACAGAAGTTAATAGTTCGGGAAGTAGCAAATGAAGagagaggaatgtttttgatcAGCGCCTCAGTTGCCGGACCAGAAATGTACGAGGTCCACACATCGTCCAAAGAGGAACGAAACACGTGGATGAGGCTCATTAGAGAGGCTGTAGAAAG CTGTccggaggaagaagaggaacacACAAGTGAATCTGACGAGGAGAAGCGAGCAGCTGAGGCTCGTTTTCAGAAAATCCAAAAGCTACAAG AGAGCCTGATGAGCCAGGATCAGCAGATCTGCTCCAGTCTGGCGGAGAAGCTGCAGATCTACGCACAGCTCTCTGTTCTGAGTGGGAGGACGGAGGCTTCGCTAGCTGAACCACGACTGCTGGTCCAGCCGCACTCAGAGGAGCCACCCcaggctgctgtgctgctggccGCTGCTCTGCAAGAAG CTGAGAACCTGAAGACCATTTTATCATCCAAGGCCTGCTCACCGTCGAGTCACAGCCAGAACTCTGACACAGACTCTGTGTTTCCTGTCAGCCCTGCTGTACCTGTCGAGCCTTCAGACTCTTCTGAGGCCTCAGCTGAAGACCTTCAGGCCAGTGATGGGAGCTGGCCTGAGGCCTTTGTATTTCAGTCCACAGCTGACTTTCAAAAAGACTATAGAAGGGACACTGACTTGAAG GTGGCTCAAAGTGTCCAAAACTTGACTCAGTTGCTGTACAGCCTGCAG GCTGCAGTGACCATCCAGGACAGCTGCTATGAGGTCCAGAGGCTCCTACTCCGAGAGAATGGCCGCCCTTCCCCACATGCTCAACGGTTGCACCTTCCAAGCATCCGGGGTAGCAACCTACAGGATCAGGAGAAGCAGCGCAACCTGGAGAAGCAGAAGGAGGAGGTGGCGGTGGCCCAGCGGCTCCATGAACGTCTGCGCCAGGAGAAGGAGCGCTGGGAACGAGAGAGCCAGGCTAGGGAGAGCCAGCAGGGGGAGCAGGAGATTTGGTTGGAGCAAAGGGAGAAGCAGTGCCAGGTGGCGGCAGAAAGGCTGAGACGTGAGCGTGAAGCGCTGGATGAACAGCTGGAGGAGTACCAGCAGAACCTGGAGCGGCTCAGGGAGGGCCAGAGGAGTGTGGAGAGGGAGCGTGAGCATCTGGATAACCAGCAGAAGCTGCTCCAGACGTGTAGGCATGGGCCTCAGGACAGCCTTCCCACTGTGATTCCTCACATGGTCATCCCACTCGATGGGCAGCAG GACTCGGCACCAAGTCAGTCCGGAGACCACGCCGGTAACggctctgtgtttgtgaacgaggCCGCATTCGCTAGCGCCAGCATCAACAACCGCCATGTGCACCACAGAAAAAATGACGCCAGCACACACAATTGTCTGAACACCCTGCTGGCCCGATCTAATGGCAGACAGCCCCCTGGAGCTAAAACTCCCTGTAGCCAAGACTCAGACTCCCAGGGATGGATGATGGGGACGGGATACCTCTACAGCCCTGCGGGAAGGTTTGGGCTACAGCATGCAACCAGTG